Proteins from a genomic interval of uncultured Desulfuromusa sp.:
- a CDS encoding ABC transporter substrate-binding protein — MKKKIFGILIALSFVLTSFIGAHAATAAKIGFTYIMSGPLSAYGQFAKQGAELAIKEINASGGINGQQVEGYFEDSTGKADVALRAIRKLVYQDKVDILIGLDSSGVAKTVVPSIEQMKTPLIITHAATPDVTGSVCNKYTFRISLNLAQNVKAAALIAKETGAKKWTTVGPDYAFGHQSWEYFENYLKELNPAANFLPKDQVAFPPFKTTDFSPYITKVMGSKPDGVFISLWGGNLIDFVRQASSMGFFNGDFKVLMSLGGATEVLTALGDKMPEGLWVGTRYWFLANDSPMNNSFANNYFKEFGAYPSYNAHGAYSAVYAYKAAAEKAGSIDKMAIVNALEGLKIELPTGMIEFRKGDHQAVTDAHWGQTAADPAYKHRILKPIKIFKGVDVTPAVADTGCAM, encoded by the coding sequence ATGAAGAAGAAAATTTTCGGTATCCTGATTGCACTGTCTTTTGTTCTAACTTCTTTTATTGGGGCGCATGCGGCCACGGCGGCAAAAATTGGTTTCACCTATATTATGTCCGGACCTTTGTCGGCCTATGGCCAGTTTGCAAAGCAGGGTGCTGAACTGGCCATAAAGGAAATCAACGCATCGGGTGGAATTAACGGCCAGCAGGTTGAGGGATATTTTGAGGACTCAACCGGCAAAGCTGATGTCGCCTTGCGGGCCATCAGAAAATTGGTCTATCAGGACAAAGTCGATATTTTAATTGGTCTTGATTCCAGTGGTGTGGCAAAAACGGTTGTTCCCTCTATTGAACAGATGAAAACACCTTTAATTATTACTCATGCTGCGACACCGGATGTCACCGGCAGCGTCTGTAACAAATACACCTTCCGAATTTCTCTGAATCTGGCTCAGAATGTCAAAGCCGCTGCCTTAATTGCCAAGGAAACCGGGGCAAAAAAATGGACAACTGTTGGTCCTGATTATGCGTTTGGGCATCAGTCTTGGGAATATTTTGAGAACTATCTGAAAGAACTGAACCCGGCAGCCAATTTCCTGCCTAAAGATCAAGTTGCGTTTCCACCATTTAAAACCACCGATTTCAGCCCTTATATTACTAAAGTTATGGGAAGTAAACCTGATGGGGTTTTCATTTCACTTTGGGGTGGAAACCTGATTGATTTTGTCCGCCAAGCCAGCAGCATGGGATTTTTTAACGGAGATTTTAAAGTATTGATGTCTCTGGGTGGAGCAACGGAAGTCTTGACGGCTTTGGGAGACAAAATGCCGGAAGGTTTGTGGGTCGGTACTCGTTACTGGTTCCTGGCTAATGATTCACCGATGAACAATAGCTTTGCCAATAACTATTTCAAAGAGTTCGGAGCTTATCCTTCCTATAATGCCCACGGAGCTTACAGTGCTGTTTATGCTTATAAGGCTGCAGCTGAAAAAGCCGGTTCTATTGATAAAATGGCAATCGTGAATGCTTTGGAAGGTTTGAAAATCGAATTGCCAACAGGCATGATCGAATTTCGTAAAGGTGACCATCAAGCTGTGACCGACGCACACTGGGGACAGACGGCTGCAGATCCTGCTTACAAGCATCGTATTCTCAAGCCGATAAAAATCTTCAAAGGTGTGGATGTCACTCCGGCTGTTGCTGACACTGGTTGTGCCATGTAA